One Magnolia sinica isolate HGM2019 chromosome 2, MsV1, whole genome shotgun sequence genomic window, GATCCAGATATCAGATTGATCATAAACTCTGATGGTCCATAGAAACAAGGAAATGTAGGGAGGAGACATCTACACTTGACTCTCAACCAGTGCCCATATGAGTTGAGGAAAGAGACTAATGTTTATTACAACCATCCATCGAGAGCAGACAACGggtctggacggcctggattccGTATAGACAACACGTTGGACCACCATTCAGACCAAGGGTGGGAATTCCCTCTTAACTTGTCCCTTGTTCTGTTACCCACTAATGTTTCCGTTCGTGCCAAGTTTTTATCTATGGAAGTAAAGTAACACGAATCattggatggacggattagatttcataTATATATCACGTAGGATCCACTTCTTACCAGTGGGACCGCAGCTTACGGTGGTCCCGGTACCACTGGTGCACCCCCATCAATATATAGTATACCCCAGTCTTCTCCTTACATCAactccccccctccccctctgTCTCCAACCATGGCGAAGGCAACAACGTCTATGTGGTCCGCACCGATCTCCTCCTTCCTCCTACCCCGCGGGGACACCCTTTTATACTACCTCGCCCTAATGTCCATCGTCTCCCTCCTCTCCCAACACCTCTACCGCTGCTCTGCTCTTTCCCCTCACTTCGAAGGCTTTGAAGCCGACGAAGACGAAGAAGAAAATCCCTCCGATCCTTCCTTAATTACCGATCTACCCCTCCCCCCTCCCACTCTCACCCAATCCCACTTTGAAGAGACCGACCACGGCCCGCCTTTGAAATCCCAGCCGTCCGATCCTCCCTCCCCAAAACCTTCTTCGTCTGCGCCGTCCTTCGAGTATTGGGATGAAGATGAATTTGAAGGCCTCCCTGTAGTCACTGATCCGGTCCCGTCCGAATTTCCCTCCGCCGATCCGACGCCTGCCTCATCTCAGCCGTCCGATCCTATCTCGCCGTCGAAACCGCCAGCCCCCCGCTCTTACACCATTGAGATTGTGTCCGTCTCCTTCCTCATCGCTTTCATCCTTAACTACTTCACCGGGAAGCGTGAGAATGAGAACATTGCGCTGGCGTGGGCCGCGAAGTTCGCGACCAAGGATACGATCTTTGAGAAGAATTTCAGCCTTTTGGGCACCGGCGATGGGAACGACACCCCACTGCTGCTGAAAGAAGGACAGGATgtgttcaagttctatgcaagcGGGCGGCGCTTCTGCCAGGGCCTGCTTGCTACGATGGAGCTCAAGTGCAGGCACGATCTGATCGCGAGGATCTATAATCTGATCGTCCCAAGCAAAGATTTGATCACGTTTGAGGTCTACATGAACGAGGACAGCATGGATCAGGTGGTTTTTGCATTGGCGAGGAAGAAGGCTGCGAAAGCGATGCAGAAGGAGGTGAGGGATCTTCAGCGGTATGCGAATTTGGTGTCGGTGCCTGCAGGCCGAAAGTGGGTCGCAGAGGATCTGGCAGTGGTGGCAGAATCGAAGGAAGTAGCAGGGGATCTTGTCACAGAGGCTGTGCTCGAACAGGTGTGAATCATTTGAATGAGCTTGATctagttattttcttttttttttctttttctattttgactttttttttttcccttcaactggATCATTTAGTTTTCTTTACTGCATATGGTTTCATCAATACTGATTCTGGAGTTATAAAAATATCATTAGTTCTGTGGAGTGCTGTGATGTTTTGGCTGCCGAAGATCCTGATTTGAGTAATAGCAGTTACTcttagggctcgtttgggagcATGTGAATGGAAGTAAatgggaaatggatttggaggaattgggagtaaatggcttacacagttgtgtttggatgggagtaaatgaaatgcactTGAAATCAAAAAattctgtttggatgggagtaaatgggaggaattggaatgcatttgaatttttttaatatattcacaagaatatgtgtgatatcccaaatcagctttaatatcccaaCGTAGTATGCATTTGCGATATtcaatagaatgattgtaatgagcccattgaaatatatagcaaaaaatgaggaaatttcgaGCCTTGGGTAGGCCACAAACATAAGGATTACAAACAAGCGACTTGCCAACGTTTTAAACCAtcctttggacggtttggatcattcttttgttgtgattttagtgatgtagccgaTATTTGGATGATTTTGGAGTATCATTAGTGTGGCATGTGTATGGTGGACATGTGCATAGCGGCATCTTTGTTTACACGTGCAATTCTCCAAt contains:
- the LOC131237409 gene encoding uncharacterized protein At5g49945-like; its protein translation is MAKATTSMWSAPISSFLLPRGDTLLYYLALMSIVSLLSQHLYRCSALSPHFEGFEADEDEEENPSDPSLITDLPLPPPTLTQSHFEETDHGPPLKSQPSDPPSPKPSSSAPSFEYWDEDEFEGLPVVTDPVPSEFPSADPTPASSQPSDPISPSKPPAPRSYTIEIVSVSFLIAFILNYFTGKRENENIALAWAAKFATKDTIFEKNFSLLGTGDGNDTPLLLKEGQDVFKFYASGRRFCQGLLATMELKCRHDLIARIYNLIVPSKDLITFEVYMNEDSMDQVVFALARKKAAKAMQKEVRDLQRYANLVSVPAGRKWVAEDLAVVAESKEVAGDLVTEAVLEQVFGDKAFEKYGKWFISLHFSDQHSGSYRKVLMFKFALPDANNMADLTRLVALVPYYIDLIGRYKLSPQARSKTEAARSKAAQEAYKELQFARQEALQKKKAERRKTMEEAEAKLSAEAIRKKEERERARQMKKAGPKVKMTRAH